One window from the genome of Andrena cerasifolii isolate SP2316 chromosome 3, iyAndCera1_principal, whole genome shotgun sequence encodes:
- the Ubl3 gene encoding ubiquitin like 3 isoform X5, with product MSSRNIPSDKINLRLILVSGKTKEFLFSPSDSAGDIAHHVFENWPEGRLLCLSDWAEEAVAKAEILRLIYQGRFLHSNVTLGALGLPFGKTTVMHLVSRENLPEPNSQGLLPNGQYMHIQSVDSEYSTDS from the exons ATAAATCTACGCCTCATTCTTGTCAGCGGTAAGACAAAAGAGTTCCTATTCAGTCCAAGCGACTCCGCGGGGGACATAGCGCACCATGTGTTTGAAAACTGGCCGGAAG GGCGGCTCCTTTGTCTTTCAGACTGGGCGGAAGAGGCGGTCGCCAAAGCGGAGATCCTGCGGTTAATCTACCAGGGACGTTTTCTGCACAGCAATGTCACGCTCGGTGCTCTTGGGCTTCCTTTCGGGAAAACCACGGTGATGCATCTGGTCTCGCGAGAGAATCTTCCCGAGCCTAATTCCCAAG GTCTCCTCCCAAACGGCCAATACATGCACATCCAATCCGTGGACTCCGAATATTCCACCGACAGCTAG
- the Ubl3 gene encoding ubiquitin like 3 isoform X6: protein MSSRNIPSDKINLRLILVSGKTKEFLFSPSDSAGDIAHHVFENWPEDWAEEAVAKAEILRLIYQGRFLHSNVTLGALGLPFGKTTVMHLVSRENLPEPNSQGLLPNGQYMHIQSVDSEYSTDS, encoded by the exons ATAAATCTACGCCTCATTCTTGTCAGCGGTAAGACAAAAGAGTTCCTATTCAGTCCAAGCGACTCCGCGGGGGACATAGCGCACCATGTGTTTGAAAACTGGCCGGAAG ACTGGGCGGAAGAGGCGGTCGCCAAAGCGGAGATCCTGCGGTTAATCTACCAGGGACGTTTTCTGCACAGCAATGTCACGCTCGGTGCTCTTGGGCTTCCTTTCGGGAAAACCACGGTGATGCATCTGGTCTCGCGAGAGAATCTTCCCGAGCCTAATTCCCAAG GTCTCCTCCCAAACGGCCAATACATGCACATCCAATCCGTGGACTCCGAATATTCCACCGACAGCTAG